In Prunus dulcis unplaced genomic scaffold, ALMONDv2, whole genome shotgun sequence, a single genomic region encodes these proteins:
- the LOC117612671 gene encoding uncharacterized protein LOC117612671, with protein MAPPAATPKMPTSTTLVARHPQLLTRSRDQDHIGNDDEDNDIKQERQKRTSHYNHHRLNYLKQLLPVAWSHNPLTTLKLIFNLHSRISRKGRDYPEAFHTALFCLHQNHPRTLLCNLPAFAGWKWGFNDLLDILYGLLEQGQDATAGERLHRDPDYKLLHDQVMDLLAERWKSAVEKFKQHKLELKSFQDWDQLDEADHLLVSGTAAVCSLPDHHTSSILLRESIARRLFPPESDQSEEWERLTDALEPFLNYYMHRASHWNHTQERSEVKKCLEEVKAAAAAGGNLRGGIIKPDALLPNEIIKYAEDEDFGEAANLQWKAMVEDMYLKQQQKKGEEGLGKFTNCLAVCNITEDTAKLQRELGVSLGLLVSELNEDPAWKGKVISFGDLPDDQPQPLLHSIQGDDLKSKCEFMMRTCRMKSNESVDYRKVCDLILEVVENENLKAEQMIKKVFVLTDYRKVCDLILEVVEKENLKAEQMIKKVFVVTATSQDSLLIHKKFLMLFSNFFNLIVLC; from the exons TGCCCGTCATCCTCAACTGCTCACAAGAAG TCGAGATCAAGATCACATCGGTAACGACGACGAAGACAACGACATCAAGCAGGAGAGGCAGAAACGGACCTCCCATTATAACCATCATAGACTTAACTATCTGAAGCAACTGCTGCCGGTGGCCTGGTCCCACAATCCCCTGACCACCCTCAAGCTTATCTTCAATCTCCATTCTAGGATTTCTCGTAAGGGAAGAGATTATCCGGAAGCCTTTCACACAGCCCTGTTTTGTCTCCACCAGAACCACCCCAGGACGCTACTATGCAACCTCCCCGCCTTCGCCGGTTGGAAATGGGGTTTCAATGACCTTCTCGACATTCTCTACGGCCTTCTAGAACAAGGCCAAGACGCTACTGCAGGGGAGAGGCTCCACCGCGACCCTGACTATAAGTTGTTACACGACCAGGTTATGGATCTCTTGGCGGAGCGGTGGAAGTCTGCTGTTGAAAAATTTAAGCAGCACAAGCTGGAACTAAAGTCATTCCAAGACTGGGACCAACTTGATGAGGCTGATCATCTTTTGGTATCTGGGACTGCAGCGGTTTGCAGCCTCCCCGACCATCACACCAGCTCCATTTTGCTTCGTGAAAGCATTGCGAGGAGGCTTTTCCCACCAGAATCGGATCAATCCGAAGAGTGGGAACGGCTAACCGACGCTTTGGAGCCCTTTTTAAATTACTACATGCATCGGGCCTCACATTGGAACCACACACAAGAGCGCTCTGAGGTTAAAAAATGTTTGGAGGAGGTGAAAGCAGCAGCTGCAGCAGGAGGCAATTTAAGAGGCGGCATAATAAAGCCGGATGCTTTGCTTCCAAATGAGATCATAAAATATGCAGAAGATGAGGATTTCGGGGAAGCGGCTAACCTTCAGTGGAAGGCAATGGTGGAGGACATGTACCTAAAGCAGCAGCAAAAGAAGGGGGAAGAAGGTTTGGGCAAATTTACAAACTGTTTGGCAGTGTGTAACATCACCGAGGACACGGCCAAATTACAAAGAGAATTGGGGGTGAGTTTGGGACTTTTGGTTTCGGAACTGAATGAAGATCCGGCATGGAAAGGAAAGGTGATCAGTTTCGGTGATTTGCCCGACGATCAGCCTCAGCCTCTGCTGCATTCCATACAAGGCGATGATTTAAAGTCCAAGTGCGAGTTTATGATGAGGACATGTCGCATGAAGTCCAACGAGAGTGTCGATTATCGGAAGGTGTGTGATCTGATTCTGGAAGTGGTTGAGAATGAGAACTTGAAGGCAGAGCAGATGATCAAGAAAGTGTTTGTGCTCACCGATTATCGGAAGGTGTGTGATCTGATTCTGGAAGTGGTTGAGAAAGAGAACTTGAAGGCAGAGCAGATGATCAAGAAAGTGTTTGTGGTCACCGCGACTTCACAGGATTCTTTACtaatacataaaaaatttcttatgCTCTTCAGCAATTTTTTCAATCTCATTGTACTCTGTTGA